In Colletotrichum higginsianum IMI 349063 chromosome 3, whole genome shotgun sequence, a genomic segment contains:
- a CDS encoding CS domain-containing protein, with product MSEYAAGQAGMDAVEAKNWPLAIEKLSVALKSTKSPKWFIGRSKAYIATKDYKRALRDAELAQVAAAARGNRAFITDAQYRRAVAHFRLGELANADACATWAQRLTEGKSMSLPEWKEPKVDGRGFATATKSQLTDEITAVRATEDPATSKFGALWNSTCALRLQILGALEKLAEDDEKRKVTVKYDPGLSLDAPEDEAEEEEITKEEVKAAAAAAAKKPEVQKDVRVDFFQSNATMSVSVFAKNIPKDEFKVEYDAQEVVFPHLPNVSATGNHCSDRPYSQIRMTHIPGHEPLYTIPLWGQIDPAGSKHTVTANKIEFSLKKLEAGKWPTLQRSQDAAPAAPKAAAPAATPATPSASTTQKPAAAGSSNAPAYPTSSKSGPKNWDKLEGIDDDDEKDINAFFKTLYKGATPEQQRAMMKSFTESNGTALSTDWDDVKARKVDTMPPEGVEAKKWES from the coding sequence ATGTCCGAATACGCAGCCGGCCAGGCAGGCATGGATGCTGTCGAAGCCAAGAACTGGCCCCTCGCCATCGAAAAGCTTTCCGTGGCCCTCAAGTCGACAAAGTCGCCCAAGTGGTTCATCGGCCGCTCCAAGGCCTACATCGCCACCAAGGACTACAAGCGCGCCCTCCgtgacgccgagctcgcacaagtcgccgccgccgcccgcggtAACCGCGCCTTTATCACCGACGCCCAGTACCGTCGCGCCGTCGCCCATttccgcctcggcgagctcgccaacgccgacgcTTGCGCCACATGGGCCCAGCGTTTGACCGAGGGCAAGAGCATGTCGCTCCCGGAGTGGAAAGAGCCCAAGGTTGATGGCCGCGGCTTCGCGACGGCGACCAAAAGTCAACTGACGGACGAAATAACGGCTGTGCGGGCGACGGAGGATCCAGCCACGAGTAAGTTTGGTGCGCTGTGGAATTCGACGTGCGCTCTGCGCTTGCAGATTCTCGGCGCGTTagagaagctcgccgaggatgacgagaagCGGAAGGTTACGGTGAAGTATGACCCGGGACTCTCGCTGGACGCCCCCGAGGACgaagcggaggaggaagagatcaccaaggaggaggttaaGGCTGCTGCGGCCGCCGCAGCTAAGAAGCCTGAGGTTCAGAAGGATGTGCGCGTCGACTTCTTCCAGAGCAACGCTACCATGTCGGTGTCCGTCTTCGCCAAGAACATTCCCAAGGACGAGTTTAAGGTTGAGTATGACGCTCAAGAGGTAGTCTTCCCCCATTTACCCAATGTCTCTGCTACAGGGAATCATTGTTCTGACCGTCCCTACTCGCAGATCCGCATGACGCACATCCCCGGCCACGAGCCCTTGTACACCATACCCCTCTGGGGCCAAATCGACCCTGCGGGCTCCAAGCACACCGTCACCGCGAACAAGATCGAGTTTTccctcaagaagctcgaggcaGGAAAGTGGCCCACACTTCAGCGCTCTCAAGATGCCGCACCCGCTGCTCCCAAGGCCGCTGCCCCCGCCGCGACACCCGCTACTCCCTCGGCATCAACAACCCAGaaacccgccgccgccggcagcagcaatgCGCCCGCCTACCCGACTTCCTCCAAGTCGGGCCCCAAGAACTGGGACAAGCTCGAGGGTattgacgacgatgatgaaaAGGACATTAACGCTTTCTTCAAGACTCTCTACAAGGGCGCCACCcccgagcagcagcgcgccATGATGAAGAGCTTCACCGAGAGCAACGGCACGGCCCTCAGCACCGACTGGGACGACGTCAAGGCCCGCAAGGTGGACACAATGCCccccgagggcgtcgaggccaagaagtGGGAGTCTTAG